Below is a genomic region from Magnetococcales bacterium.
TACCGTGGCTGTGGAGAGCAATGCCGGGCAGGAGGCCAATTTTGCCGATGACGTGTTCCAGGAAGCGGGGGCCCAGATCGTTCCGGACGCCAAATCCCTGTTTGCCCAGGCGGACATCATCCTCAAGGTGCCCCACAACGTGCTCAACGCCAAGCACCACGAGCGGGAAGCCCAGA
It encodes:
- a CDS encoding NAD(P)(+) transhydrogenase (Re/Si-specific) subunit alpha codes for the protein MQIGIPREVYPGERRVAASPDSVKQFIKLGFTVAVESNAGQEANFADDVFQEAGAQIVPDAKSLFAQADIILKVPHNVLNAKHHEREAQ